ACCAGAAAATTAGCAGTTTGGGGTGTTTTTAAtgttacaattatttttaaaatagccaatTTAGTACTTaaactgggcctgatcctgctttcatGAAGTCAATAGCAGTTTTGCCACCGACTTCAGGAGCACAAGATTGGGCCCTAATAGCATGTCTTAGATCAATTATCCAATAAGGAGATCCAGGAGATTTCAAAAGCCAAATAATTTTTTAGTAGACTGTCAGTTTTTGAGTTCACTGTGTCTCTACCCAAATGGTGTTTCCTCTGGTGCAAACAAGTAAGGATGTAGCTTTATAAACATAGTGGGCCCAATTCAGTGGGGCAACATGTTAtatatgaaagcagaatttgctgCAGATCTACTTCAGTTCCCCTTACCTGCTCGTAAAGCATCTATCACAATTTCAGAGGCCGCTTCAGGTGGTGAACAGACAATGGCTCCAGAGACACTGCAGAAATTAAGAGAAAAATACTTAGATGGAGACAAAATTTCTGCTGAAACAAACAGTGGCCAAAATTAAGGAGAGAAAAAGATTCTTGAACATTACAAAAGCTCCTCACATCAGGaagagggtggggaaagaaaCCAGCAACTCCCAGGAGACAGTAATATTACGAGCAgggaaagttatttttttaagaacagcAAGGACATAAGCTCTGGGGCAACAGTACCAGGAACAGATTGGGTTCCTACATTTAGTAGAGTTTTTTAAATGGAACGCTGACTTAATTCATGGTCCGTAGCCTCCCTAGATACTTTTTTTAATGGTATAGTTATAAAGAGCATGTGTTCACAGCTTAATAGAAAAACCTTTAGAATGGTTTCTTTCAAAACCAGTTTGAACCCTCTATGTTATCAAAACATATGGGGAAAGGCTTAAAACACAAATGTACAAAGCAAATTGCAGAAAAATATACAGTGAGTAAAATTTAACCGATTTTTATCTTTGAATTTCTACTGTGAAGTAAtgtctttcagagtcactgttccCTTTTAAGATTTGTGTGAAATCTGAAATATTgctttcacagattcatagatatttaggtcagaagggaccattatgatcatctagtctgacaacgcaggccacagaatttcacccaccactcctgcaaaaaacctcacacctatatctgtcctattgaagtcctcaaatcgtagtttaaagatttcaaggagcagagaatcctccagcaagtgacccgtgccccatgctacagaggaaggcgaaaaacctccagggcctcttccaatctgccctggaggaaaattacttctagaccccaaatatggccatcagctaaaccctgagcatatgggaaagattcatcagccagatactacagaaaattctttcctgggtaactcggatctcacttcatctaatagcccatcacaggccattgggcctatttaccatgaatatttaattaccaaaaccatgttatcccatcacaccatctcctccataaacttattgagtttaatcttaaagccagatagatcttttgcccccactgcttccctcggaaggctattccaaaacttcactcctctgatggttaaaaaccttcgtctaatttctagtctaaatttcctggtggccagtttatatccatttgttcttgtgtccacattggtactgagcttaaataattcctctccctctccagtatttatccctctgatatatttatagagagcaatcatatctcccctcaaccttcttttagttaggctaaacaagccaagctccttgagtctcctttcataagacaagttttccattcctcggatcatcctagtagcccttctctgtacctgttccagtttgaaagtTGACAGGAACTCTATTTAGCCAACGTGTTTTTAGCAATCTAGATCAGCATTCCAGAACGTTTAGTGAAGCAATATAAACACAACATAATATTGCACGTTTACACTGTACCCTTCATCTTGAAGGATCCCAGAGTGCTTTATGAGCTTTTCACATGTACCTCCACTGAAACAAGCCAGGCACTGTGCGGTGGAAGGGTGGCAGCCAGCAGGGAAACTGACAGATGACATGCTACATGACAGCATGAGGAAGGGAATTTGGCCAAAGGCATCATCCCTGAGAAAACTATCCGCAGAGACGAGACAGATGGTTTGTTTGTACAGCTACATCCAGAAGCCCTATATACATAAGTTAAACTACGCTTCCCAGCGAGATCCTAGAATGCATGCGATCCTCAGGATGTCTAGTAAACAGTAAACTAATTCAACTAGACCTACAGCTACCACCTGCTGGTGAAAGGAATACAGCGTTCCAATCTCACAATGTAATATTGACAGTACTGAGGTCAGACGAACAGGATTCACCAAGTGTGTCCTAACTCCAGGAAAATTTTCCAAAGACAGAGTAAGAACACTGATTGATAGTGCTACTTATCTCTTAAAGCCTTAATTACTTAATAAGGAAACATGCATGGAAGTTATTGGCAGACTGTACCGTTGATCATTGAGCACTATGTCAGCATCCTGCTGCCGTAGCACCCTGGTGTTGGCCAGGAATTCTGTATTGAAGGCACGTTCCACATCTGGCAGCTGATCCTCCACAATGTAAAGCAAACAGCAGCCATTTTCTTCCATTAAACTTTGAAACAATGCTTTGTTACCAAGCCCCACGCCGAAGAGGGCAAGACCAATATTGTTTCCTGAAGTCCCACTACTGCTGTACCGTCCCACTGACCCTCCAGAAGCCACACTGTTGGATGCCTCAGAAATAACAAGTCTTTGGATGCTCTGTTTTGAGGGAACAGGCGCATTTCTCATATGGAGGGCAGCGAATGCCGACGGGTGACTGGTGGAGGTAGAGGGTGTTTGGTCTTCTCTGGCAGACATGACACTGGTTGTGGAGCTGATGGCGCTGGGGTGAACAGGGATCAAGGACTTGTGGTAGGAAGGTGGAGATGGTACCATGCTATAGCTGGTGCCGGTGCTGGTGATGCAGGGATTGGTTGAGAGAATAAATGAAGGCTGAGAAAGCAGGGAAGGAGTGTCAAGTTGCATGGAAAGGCTGGTACCAAGGTCTGAACCTGCAGATCTAGATAAAAGGGGACAAAAGTCTTAAGGAAGCTGCTGTAATTCAGGATTATTCAAATACAAAGATTTTGTTCCAACAAGAGAAAACTGAGGAAGTTTTACTGAGCTTCAGATGTCTCTAGGTGTGTGATCATAAatgtattaaagttttattccatCATTTGACTGACATGCTATCTGGCAATTAAATTTAGTTAGCTATACAGAATGAAAATAGTATCTCCCATCTTAACAAGATTTAATAGCAGGTTCCTCATGGTGAGCTATTAGCTACACTTTCACAAAATATACAAAGTGCACGTACTAGTATTCTGTGAAGTAACCTAAATCATTCTATTCAAACAAGTTATCAGAATAAATGGATGACGTTCATTCTGATGACTTACACTtgcttttgttttactttctttttaatcCATAAAATTCAAGAAATTTGCAATATGTTTCCCAGTCAGTGTACTTTAAGTAAAACAGGCAACATACACATCTTAAAATACACATTACCAGCTCCGAAAAATTCCTCACCTGTTACCACACTACTCTGAATTAACAACAGTgtggctgttttttttaaacagtttaaactTCTGAGGGTATTTTTGTACTATTCCGCTTTGATCATGAAAATCAATTAAGTCATTTTCACTTCCAAGTTCTTAGCACTCTGCAATACTTGGGATTCAAAGGCTGCAAGGGGATGTTTAAAAACCAAATTACCTTCTTAGCAGTAAAAATATTTCTAGAGATCTTAGGTTTTATAAAACCcaaggggatttttttgtttgtttggagtttgtttttttgttctaaaCCAACTGTGCCGAATTGAAATGGACACACACAAAGCTACCACGCTACTGCCCTCACACTTCCTGGAAATCAGGGACAGTTTGCCATCTGTTTATGTGCAGGAGCGGGGTGTAATTCGCAGGAAGGACTCAGAGGAAGTTTTAGCAccactcggggggtgggggggaaagcaggTCAGCTTTTTTCAGGATGAAAGAATAACCCCTCCCTGAACGAAAGCACGAGGCTGAAATCCGTGGAGCAGGACAAGACCCCCGTGTAACCGTGGGGAGAGGACAAACGACGCCACCCCGAggccaggcagggccgggggcccCCGCGGGGAGCGCTCCCCGCAGGCCCCGGTTTGACCGGGACGGGCCCGCTCTGGGGGGCTTCCCCCGGGCGAGGCCCCGGGCTGGCGGGGGGCCGAGACTCACAGCAGCAGGGGCGCGCGGAGGCCGTGCTGCTTGACCAGCCGGCGGTTGCGGTAGTGGCGGCCCGAGGAGAGGTGCTCCAGGATGCGGTCCCGCCGCACCCGCATGGGCAGCTCGCAGGACTTGCAGTAGAGGGTCTCCACCACCGAGCTCTCCCCGGGCCCGCCGGGCTCCAGCAGGTGCCGCTTGACGCCCAGGTCGGTGAACTCGGCCGCGTAGTCGTGCAGCGTCTTCTTCTTGCGCCCCATGGCCGGGCCGGGGCCCCTCGGGCCTCGGGCGCCTGCGGCAGCCGGGCGCTCTCCCTTCCGCGGCCGGCGCAGGGGGCCGCCTCTCATGCCAGGCGGGCGGGGCCCTGGGCGCCCCCCAGCAGCGACGGGGCTCGCGGGCGCCGCGCGGGCGCcgcgcggggggaggggcggggggcgctcGCGGGCaccgcgcgcgggggggggggtccgccCCCCTAACGGGcgcggggctggcggggggggcgggcccGCCCGGCCGCGGCAGGAGGAGGCGCCTCCGGGCCGCTCCCCTTCCCGTTCCCCGGGGCCGCGGCCCCGCTCTGCCTCCGCCGCAGCGCCCGGCCCCCCCGGAACCGGAAGCCCCGACCTGCCCTCGGAGGCGGGAGGGGCCTCGCCGGCAGCCAGAGTCGCCCGAGACCTGCcgcggtgggggcggggcagagagcCACCCCCCCAAATAGCCCCGACTGGGGGACGAGGCACCTCATGGAGATTCCCGGGACCCCCCCCGGCTACTGCTgccccccccgacaccccctcAGGGCTGCTTCCCCCTAGTCACCCCCCATGTGCTACTGCCCCCTCCCGACACTGCTCATCTGGacaccccccccagcacagctccccgggatcccccccccccgggtactGCTGTCCCCCCGACACTGCTCCCCCAATCCCCCCCAATCACTGCTGCTCTCCCCCGCTACCCTTCAGTACTGTTTCCCCCCAGTCACCCCACTGATgtgctgctccccttccccccccatacTGCTCCTCTgacctccctccctcttcccagccatGCACACCCCTTGGCACTGCTCCCCtttacaccctccccccccaggcaCAACTGCCCTGGGGGCCCCCCTGACACTGCTCCCCTGACCTGTCTCAGGTAttgccccacccccccccacacctcctctcTGTGATTTATAACCAGGGCTGGCCTACAGCCAGATTTTGTACTGATGGCTCTGTGAGAGAGGGTGGGTGGCAGAGAGTGTTACATTGATCCTTGTGCAGCCCCCTAGCCTGGCCACACTCATGCTGGTATGAAGGTGCCTGTCAGTGAGCACATTACAGTGCATTAGCCCAAATGAACTAATATAAACACCTTCGGTaccagtatcagaggggtagctgtgttagtctggatctgtaaaagcggcaaagagtcctgtggcaccttcacTACATACACCCTAGGGGATGGTATCAGTTTAACTGTATCTGTTTCATTAAATCCATACAGAAGTTGTAGAAACCCAAAAACCTGAGCTAAACATGAAAGGATCAAAGCTGCAGCTCTTGACACGTGCCCCAAGAGGGACTGAGGGGATCCAGGGTAGAAGGGTACTGTCTTCAGTGTGTCACTGCTACCTGGTGTCCTGGCTGATGCGAGGGAGGGATAGTGCCAGATGAATCACCCACCAAAAGtaaatgaacataagaacggccatactagaatcatagaatatcagggttggaagggaccgcaggaggtcatctagtccaaccccctgctcaaagcaggaacaatccccaatttttgccccagatccctaaatagccccctcaaggattgaactcacaaccctcggtttagcaggccaatgctcaaaccactgagttagaccaaaagtccatctagtccagtatcctgtcttttgacagtggcccatgccaggttcttcagagggaatgaacagaacaggtaatcaaatgatccatcccctgtcgccattcccagcttctggcaaacagaggctagagacaccatccctgcccatgaaGCAGTGCCATAAATACAGTGTTAGTGACAGGGGTGTTTTATCATATCTGTAAATTCTGCAGACAGTATAGTGCTTTATGTCCCACTTCTCAAAAGGGTGCTTCTGGTTTCTCTGTCTGTCTTGGACCCTGGCATCCTTCCCCCATCCTTGGCTTCACTGTTTTTGCTTACCGGGGTTTAGCTTCTTATTCAAAGGCATAGTACAAGTTTCCCTATGCCTCGCAGCAAAAAAAGTAATTATGTAAGTCTTCATTTTGTGCCCAGCTTTTATTCTTCTCTATTAAAGTCATGAACACCATAGGCCTTAGCATTCAGTACACTACACTGGTTCCAACACCAATACTGTGTGTTTTCCAGTAAGTACTATGACTATAAGTTTTCTATTGAGGCAGGTTTCTTCTGGAACTTTTCAGTACAGCTGGACTTTTCAAAGGCATGTAAGTGAGTTAGAGGCCACTGAATTTCAATAGGTTTTCAGCACACTAACTTCCTTAGACTGATTACTGGATCAGTTTCCCTGGTATAATGGATTCAGATGGTCGCTTCAGGTATTTGCAAAAATCCTCCTAGAAATAAAACAGATAAGAGACAGACTATGTGGCAAGGATTGAATTTCTAATGCAGTATTCTTAGCATGCTGCAAAAGAAACATTTAGAAGAAAAACTTTATCAGgtcaaaaagaagaggagtacttgtggcaccttagagactaaacaaatttatttgagcataagcttttgtgagttacagctcacttcatcggatgtattccacgagttttttcatgaagatgatagatttccactccatacggctaaattcagtgccttgcataatgacaggtttcagagatgaagtgagctgtagctcacgaaagcttatgctcaaataaatttgttagtctctaaggtgccacaagtactcctcttctttttgcgaatacagactaacacggctgctactctgaaatttatcagGTCAGATTCTTCTTTAATATGTGCAGTTGGTCATCTTGAAATTTCTACATCTGAAACTTtaattgacatcaatggaatttCGACTATCAAAACAAGCATAGTATAGGCAACTAAGATCCGCACTGTGAGTAATTCTGCCCTTTATGATGACTGAAGTAAAATTTAATAGAAATTAGATGTTAGTCATTATTTAAAAACGTGAGGTtgaataaacagaaaaatataacatGCATAGAGTTCTACTGAAATGCATTATAAAGCAGACATTCTAGAAATGTCATTATCTTGTTTGCTTACATTAAGACCTGACAGTTCAAAAAAACCTTATAAAAGGCCTATTTCTGAGCGATCCTAAACAGCAGCAATTCCCTTTGGCTTCAACAGAAGAGTATCTCAGGATCAGGTTGATAGTGAGCTGCTAGGCTACAGTCAGAACAACCTTTCGGGGGGGGACTTCTCCCTTCATTCCTATTGATTGTTTGAGGAACTCTCCCATTCTTCTAATTCAAACCCATTTTGTCCATTTCAATAAGCATCTGAACTCTGGATGCTCCTCTGAACCTTCTTAAAGTTCTACCAACAGTGATAATAGATCTCTGTTTTCTTTCTGACAGGAATATTCTAAAATCCATTATCCTACAGATCTATGTCTTACTGGAAATCCACAAGAACCTTCCTCATATCCGTGTCCAGTGCAGTTCTTTCCCCCGTGCTCTGGGGCAGGATTATTGCATCGTCGAGATCGGCTCACCACGCCAAGGCCgcaagagatggggcagggagtcCAGGATGCCCACGGAGACCACATCCCATCAACTGAGACAAAGAAAAGACAAGCATCATGACCAGTGCTTCTCtacttcatttctttttaatttctacaTGTTTCAGGCATTTATGTTCAGGAAAGATAACTTCAGATGGGCTGTTGCAAATTGGTCTTTTCATGCAAATTGGTCTTTTCATGCAAGCCACTGGCCACTTTTTCATCTGGCAGCATCATTATTATTCATAAAGTACTGGGCGGGTACATCACAGtttacaaaacatgaaaaatgtagtagccatgccctgaagaacttacagtccAATTTGAATAAAAACCATGGACCAGCAGTTAGCATGCAAGAAGCCACAGAGACTTTAACAGTGAGGGGAAAATGAACTAAAGTCTTCACAGAAAAGGGGTTTTAACGAGGGACTTGAAGAAGGAAATGGAGATTTGGTATGCAGGAAAAGGTGGTTGTTCTAAGCATCAAGGCATAAGGAAGATGTACACCTACTGATGGGAGGAGGAGACAAAGGGAGTAGTTAGGAGTGGGAGGCAGTGTAGGGTGAAATGGGAGCAGAGatgtggtgggaagcagagctctggggATACTCCAATCTGGTACTGAAGCCCCTTTGACATTACTTATGCAACAGAATCTCTTTCTCAGTCTCATCTGCGTCTGATATTTTGGTGAAATATTACAGTATTCAAAATAACTACTGTACCTGggcatttgttgttgttgcacaCAGTGACTTCCTCCTTTAACCCAGCACAGGGCAAACCTCCTCTGGAAGGAGCAGGACTATTGCAAATCCGGATTCTTTTCCTGATTCCCAAACAGGTGTCAGAACACACTGACCAGGGTGACCATTCTGACCATTGGCCATTCACTAGAGAAATGAAACAGAAGCATTCTCATCTCTCTGAGCAAGGTGGCAGATCCATATTGATTCAGACTATTAGCAGCTATTTGTGTTGAATCTTGTCACATTCCATGAGGATACACTTCACTGAAAGGGATTCACATCATTGAGGATAATGGAAAATAATCATTAGGACGAGGATGTTGTCACAGAATAAAtagcacactctctctctcagcagaAATGTCTCTGCTTTACCTTATGGATATATTTTTAGTGAAGCCCTGAACTCAGCTTTTACATTTACATTGTTCTAGAAGCAATGGGGCCACTGGGTATGCTCTGAGATAGACTCGCAGGATGTTAAAACATACCAACAATATCACCGTCATCACATGTTGATACATGTCGTGGCTCAGGACAGCTTATTTTGCTGGGCAAGCTCCTCCAAGTGACAGTCCTAATTGTGACAATCCATGCTGTCCTGTGACCACCTTCTACTCCACTGACATGATCTCTTCTTTCAAATGCAGGA
The DNA window shown above is from Chelonia mydas isolate rCheMyd1 chromosome 18, rCheMyd1.pri.v2, whole genome shotgun sequence and carries:
- the LOC102947185 gene encoding uncharacterized protein LOC102947185 isoform X2, with protein sequence MRGGPLRRPRKGERPAAAGARGPRGPGPAMGRKKKTLHDYAAEFTDLGVKRHLLEPGGPGESSVVETLYCKSCELPMRVRRDRILEHLSSGRHYRNRRLVKQHGLRAPLLLSAGSDLGTSLSMQLDTPSLLSQPSFILSTNPCITSTGTSYSMVPSPPSYHKSLIPVHPSAISSTTSVMSAREDQTPSTSTSHPSAFAALHMRNAPVPSKQSIQRLVISEASNSVASGGSVGRYSSSGTSGNNIGLALFGVGLGNKALFQSLMEENGCCLLYIVEDQLPDVERAFNTEFLANTRVLRQQDADIVLNDQRVSGAIVCSPPEAASEIVIDALRAGGIFYNAAVHDIDIISLLLGESAPDTIFSLGHAFCADMAYLKDADTVAVSMKFPSGAIVTLDVSQHCTKSCDQRLEVHGSQGTLRVDNQNPLGITEHGTSVSIYSQTQADRYKEAYRELFRHFLRTLKGKEPPVITKEQFLWTIQVAAAAEQSWRNGSAVDLRNEAIDVSLIKTEIM
- the LOC102947185 gene encoding uncharacterized protein LOC102947185 isoform X3, with the translated sequence MRGGPLRRPRKGERPAAAGARGPRGPGPAMGRKKKTLHDYAAEFTDLGVKRHLLEPGGPGESSVVETLYCKSCELPMRVRRDRILEHLSSGRHYRNRRLVKQHGLRAPLLLSAGSDLGTSLSMQLDTPSLLSQPSFILSTNPCITSTGTSYSMVPSPPSYHKSLIPVHPSAISSTTSVMSAREDQTPSTSTSHPSAFAALHMRNAPVPSKQSIQRLVISEASNSVASGGSVGRYSSSGTSGNNIGLALFGVGLGNKALFQSLMEENGCCLLYIVEDQLPDVERAFNTEFLANTRVLRQQDADIVLNDQRVSGAIVCSPPEAASEIVIDALRADMAYLKDADTVAVSMKFPSGAIVTLDVSQHCTKSCDQRLEVHGSQGTLRVDNQNPLGITEHGTSVSIYSQTQADRYKEAYRELFRHFLRTLKGKEPPVITKEQFLWTIQVAAAAEQSWRNGSAVDLRNEAIDVSLIKTEIM
- the LOC102947185 gene encoding uncharacterized protein LOC102947185 isoform X1, which gives rise to MRGGPLRRPRKGERPAAAGARGPRGPGPAMGRKKKTLHDYAAEFTDLGVKRHLLEPGGPGESSVVETLYCKSCELPMRVRRDRILEHLSSGRHYRNRRLVKQHGLRAPLLLSAGSDLGTSLSMQLDTPSLLSQPSFILSTNPCITSTGTSYSMVPSPPSYHKSLIPVHPSAISSTTSVMSAREDQTPSTSTSHPSAFAALHMRNAPVPSKQSIQRLVISEASNSVASGGSVGRYSSSGTSGNNIGLALFGVGLGNKALFQSLMEENGCCLLYIVEDQLPDVERAFNTEFLANTRVLRQQDADIVLNDQRVSGAIVCSPPEAASEIVIDALRAGKGVFCEKLPSLDRQTAEACFDEADRCGRPLVCGFYKRFDPALQFLYKKVHDSQALGRIHRISTVSSIYPAASLSFLKKSGGIFYNAAVHDIDIISLLLGESAPDTIFSLGHAFCADMAYLKDADTVAVSMKFPSGAIVTLDVSQHCTKSCDQRLEVHGSQGTLRVDNQNPLGITEHGTSVSIYSQTQADRYKEAYRELFRHFLRTLKGKEPPVITKEQFLWTIQVAAAAEQSWRNGSAVDLRNEAIDVSLIKTEIM
- the LOC102947185 gene encoding uncharacterized protein LOC102947185 isoform X4, with product MRGGPLRRPRKGERPAAAGARGPRGPGPAMGRKKKTLHDYAAEFTDLGVKRHLLEPGGPGESSVVETLYCKSCELPMRVRRDRILEHLSSGRHYRNRRLVKQHGLRAPLLLSAGSDLGTSLSMQLDTPSLLSQPSFILSTNPCITSTGTSYSMVPSPPSYHKSLIPVHPSAISSTTSVMSAREDQTPSTSTSHPSAFAALHMRNAPVPSKQSIQRLVISEASNSVASGGSVGRYSSSGTSGNNIGLALFGVGLGNKALFQSLMEENGCCLLYIVEDQLPDVERAFNTEFLANTRVLRQQDADIVLNDQRVSGAIVCSPPEAASEIVIDALRAGKGVFCEKLPSLDRQTAEACFDEADRCGRPLVCGFYKRFDPALQFLYKKVHDSQALGRIHRISTVSSIYPAASLSFLKKSGGIFYNAAVHDIDIISLLLGESAPDTIFSLGHAFCAGSWFSRNITGR